In Natranaerovirga pectinivora, the sequence GCAATTTTAATTTGTTATTTAGAAATCAAGAAGCGGCGCAAAGGCATGTTGATGAATACCTAGATATGCTCATGGATGAAGGGGACAGAATTCTTCTTGAAACCATTAGTTTTACACCACAACCTCAAGCATCAATGGTTATTATGGATTACCATACTGGTCATGTCAAAGCCATTAGTGGGGGGAGAGGTGAAAAAATTGGAGATAGAACCCTTAACCGTGCCACTGAAACCACAAGACAGCCTGGATCTACATTTAAAGTTCTAGCTGCATTTTTACCTGCTCTTGATACAGCTGGAATGACTTTAGCAACTGTATATGACGATGTACCTCATACTTATCCAAATGGTAGATTTATTAGAAATTGGTACGATACCTCAAGATACGCATATAATTACAAGGGTTTATCTACAATTCGACAAGGGATTTCATATTCTCTGAATATTGTGGCCGTTAAAACCCTAGAAGATATTACACCTAAATTAGGTTATGACTATTTAATAAACCTTGGGTTTACAACTGTATATGATGAAATTTATATAAACAATCAGAAATTCTCTGACATTTCACTTCCATTAGCATTAGGTGGTTTGACAAGAGGTGTTACTAACCTTGAACTTACTGCGGCTTATGGGGCTATTGCAAATAATGGGGTTTATGTTGAACCAATATTCTATACTAGAGTATTAGACCATGATGGCAAACTTATATTAGATAATGCACCAGATACTAGAAGAGTAATGAAAGAAACAACATCTTTCTTATTAACAAAGGCTATGGAAGATACATTAAGACCAGTAGTAGGTACTGCAACTACTGCAGCACTTAGAAACACCTCAATGCCTACAGCAGGAAAAACTGGTACGACAAGTAGTGCCAATGATATATGGTTTTCTGGTTATACCCCTTACTATGTAGGATCTATATGGATGGGATATGACATTAATACCTCAATGGTTAATGATCGAAGTTATCATAATATGATTTGGAGAGAGATTATGGAGAAAATTCATAAAGATCTTCCTAATAAAAACTTCGAAACCCCTTCAGGTATTGTAACAGCTCAAATATGTACTGAATCTGGAAAACTTGCTGTTGAAGGATTATGTGACCATGATCCAAGAGGCAGTACCATACGAACTGAGTTCTTTGCTCGTGGTACCGAACCAACTGAAGTGTGTGATGTGCATTATAAAGCAACAATATGTACTGTATCTAATAAATTAGCAACAGAATATTGTCCTGAAAGTACAAAGGAAGAAAGAGTCTTCATAGTACGTCCAACACCTTTAGATCCTTCAACTTGGGATTCAAGTATAACGACTCCTCGTATTGAAGATCGAAAATATGAGTTGCCATCATCAATGCTAGGTGAGTACTGTGATATGCATGGTCCAAATTCAAATAATACAATACCAGATTTCCCTGATTTTGAATTCTCGGAATTCTATCCACCAAGTATAATAGAAACACCATCAACAGATGATAACGAAGATGATCCAGATAGTGGAACAAATAACAACAATAATCGCAACAACAATAACAATAATAGTAATAACAACAACAATAATAATAATAGGCTCTTTGTCAATAGTTGGGGGGGATTGGTTTCAATTCCCCTCCATTCTTGGCTTTAGAGCTATTTTTGTATTCTATAATATAATACGCAT encodes:
- a CDS encoding transglycosylase domain-containing protein, translated to MNFSKENNAKKQKKLQDKKKKIENKFNISFFRIIILVVVLVFIVGVGAALGAVKGIIDGAPSIDQIDVSPQGYASVIYDQFGNEIVQLTGVDANRIYVDLDMIPKHVQNAVIAIEDERFWTHNGIDLKGIMRAVFVNLRDGSLSEGASTLTQQLLKTNVFQTNAKSFDRKIQEQYLAIQIEQRLSKDQILEYYLNTVLFGSGRYGVQSASNFYFDKDIWELSIAEAAVLAATIQSPTRLQPAHHPERNRERQKIVLAKMLEQEYITQKEYEEALEEDVHSNIQSVREERPQSSSYSYFVDEVIKRVIQDLVNKNGYTETQANNLVYRGGLSIYVTQDLEMQAIVDEVLLDDSFFPPENVDYGVTLTYYVSILHADETTKHYSHVTLENYFRSKNSNFNLLFRNQEAAQRHVDEYLDMLMDEGDRILLETISFTPQPQASMVIMDYHTGHVKAISGGRGEKIGDRTLNRATETTRQPGSTFKVLAAFLPALDTAGMTLATVYDDVPHTYPNGRFIRNWYDTSRYAYNYKGLSTIRQGISYSLNIVAVKTLEDITPKLGYDYLINLGFTTVYDEIYINNQKFSDISLPLALGGLTRGVTNLELTAAYGAIANNGVYVEPIFYTRVLDHDGKLILDNAPDTRRVMKETTSFLLTKAMEDTLRPVVGTATTAALRNTSMPTAGKTGTTSSANDIWFSGYTPYYVGSIWMGYDINTSMVNDRSYHNMIWREIMEKIHKDLPNKNFETPSGIVTAQICTESGKLAVEGLCDHDPRGSTIRTEFFARGTEPTEVCDVHYKATICTVSNKLATEYCPESTKEERVFIVRPTPLDPSTWDSSITTPRIEDRKYELPSSMLGEYCDMHGPNSNNTIPDFPDFEFSEFYPPSIIETPSTDDNEDDPDSGTNNNNNRNNNNNNSNNNNNNNNRLFVNSWGGLVSIPLHSWL